The Deinococcus hopiensis KR-140 sequence ACCCGGCGGGCCTCTTCAACGCCAGCCTGAAGGGGGGCACCCGGCGGGCCATCGACATCCGTGAAGGCGAGCGCCCCGACGCCGAAGCCCTGAAGACCCTCATCCGCGCAGCGGTGGCGCACAACCTTGCCCGAACGCGCGGCTGATCGGGAGCGTCCTCAACTGCTCGCGCTTGTGTGGCTCGCCACCGCCTTCCTCCAGAACAGGCGCGTGAGCGTAAACAGCAGCGCCGCAACCAGCGGTGAGGCGAGCGCCAGCCCCGGCGTCAGTGTGTCCGTCATTGCCTGTGCGGGCACGGTGGTTACAAAGGCGACGGGCAACACGAAGGTCAGGAACGTGCGGATGGGCACCGGAAAGGCCGTCACCGGAAAGCGGGCGGCGCCGAACACCCCGCCAAATAATTCGTTGGCGTTTTGCGTCTTTACGAACCGGAAGGCCGTCGTGGACAGCGCCAGCCAGATGCAATAGACCTCTTGCGAAAGTCACGATCGGCAGGCTTGGGTGAGGTTGCACAGCGCTGCGATGAGCTGAACCCGGAGTGCAAACCGACGCCGCCGATGTCGGTACACGCCCTTCAGCACACGGAAGATCTTCATGCGACGGATCATATGCTCGATTGCCTGCCTGGTATGCGCGAGGACACGGTTGTCCTGGCGCTGCTCCGCGGACAGAGGCGACGCCTGCGTCGCCTTATGGGGGGTAAGGGCGTGCCTGTGGCT is a genomic window containing:
- a CDS encoding ABC-2 family transporter protein gives rise to the protein MWLALSTTAFRFVKTQNANELFGGVFGAARFPVTAFPVPIRTFLTFVLPVAFVTTVPAQAMTDTLTPGLALASPLVAALLFTLTRLFWRKAVASHTSASS
- a CDS encoding transposase family protein codes for the protein MLMCTVTQRILGTATSAGAVHDLKLFRQSGVRFPHQTALIGDAGYQGLWRSHRHALTPHKATQASPLSAEQRQDNRVLAHTRQAIEHMIRRMKIFRVLKGVYRHRRRRFALRVQLIAALCNLTQACRS